A single region of the Pontibacter kalidii genome encodes:
- a CDS encoding DUF4126 family protein: MKTVFYKALAMGALAGMRSLSAPALLSRALQEKHDGRLNGTPFEFLQNKCVAYTLTGLAATELLGDKLPVAPDRIVLSSLLMRAGSGAMVGAAVFQGNRNSLAKGALVGAAAAVAATYASFYLRKMLRDKTVIADPVLGMLEDALVLGAGLKAARA; the protein is encoded by the coding sequence ATGAAAACGGTATTCTATAAAGCATTGGCCATGGGTGCTTTGGCGGGTATGAGAAGCTTATCAGCCCCGGCGCTCCTGAGCAGGGCCCTGCAGGAAAAGCATGATGGCAGGTTAAACGGCACTCCTTTCGAATTCCTGCAAAATAAATGTGTGGCTTACACGCTAACTGGCCTGGCTGCCACAGAACTGCTCGGCGATAAATTACCCGTAGCGCCCGACCGTATTGTTTTATCTTCCTTGCTGATGCGGGCGGGATCCGGGGCAATGGTAGGGGCCGCGGTTTTTCAAGGCAACCGCAACAGTCTGGCCAAAGGGGCCCTGGTAGGTGCGGCCGCTGCAGTGGCAGCTACCTATGCCAGTTTTTACCTGCGCAAAATGCTGCGCGATAAAACCGTTATTGCCGATCCTGTGCTAGGTATGCTGGAAGATGCGCTTGTGCTGGGCGCCGGTCTAAAAGCCGCCAGGGCATAA
- a CDS encoding MlaE family ABC transporter permease: protein MGLKDNKVDTERKRRYFVSRRVDRIFLELYKVYAFHVRFFKEVFVPPYEFREVVRQCYEVGVRSLPLISLTGFIIGIVFTNQSRPSLSEFGATSWLPSLVSIAIVRALAPLVTAIIAAGRVGSAIGAELGSMRVTEQIDAMEVSATNPFNYLVVTRVLATTLMVPALMIYTVFVSLMGAYLNVNQNELTSFTTYITQVFEAITFLDIFSSIIKTFIFGFTIGMVGCYKGYYSSKGTEGVGKAANSSVVTAMFLVFIEELLSLQIINLFRAM, encoded by the coding sequence ATGGGTTTAAAGGATAATAAGGTAGATACGGAAAGAAAGCGGAGGTATTTTGTGTCGCGCAGGGTAGACCGGATCTTCCTGGAGCTTTACAAAGTTTACGCCTTCCACGTCCGCTTTTTCAAAGAAGTCTTTGTGCCGCCTTACGAGTTTAGGGAAGTGGTGCGGCAGTGTTACGAGGTGGGAGTAAGATCGCTTCCGCTCATCTCGCTCACAGGTTTTATCATCGGTATCGTATTCACCAACCAGTCGCGGCCCTCGTTATCGGAGTTCGGGGCTACTTCGTGGCTGCCTTCGCTGGTATCCATCGCCATTGTGCGGGCGCTGGCACCGCTGGTAACGGCCATTATTGCCGCCGGCCGGGTGGGTTCGGCCATTGGAGCAGAGCTCGGGTCGATGCGCGTAACCGAGCAGATCGACGCCATGGAGGTATCCGCCACCAACCCGTTTAACTACCTGGTGGTGACGCGCGTGTTGGCTACCACCCTCATGGTGCCGGCTCTGATGATTTACACTGTTTTTGTTTCCCTGATGGGGGCCTACCTCAACGTAAACCAGAACGAGCTCACCAGCTTTACGACCTACATCACGCAGGTGTTTGAGGCAATTACGTTCCTTGATATCTTCTCCTCCATCATCAAGACCTTTATTTTCGGGTTCACGATCGGCATGGTGGGCTGCTACAAGGGATATTACTCCTCCAAGGGAACGGAGGGAGTGGGTAAAGCGGCCAACTCGTCGGTGGTAACGGCCATGTTCTTGGTATTTATTGAAGAACTGTTGTCCCTGCAGATCATCAACCTGTTCAGGGCTATGTAA